Genomic window (Oryza sativa Japonica Group chromosome 3, ASM3414082v1):
CAAACGAAGTTTCTTGTGCTTCTCGTTGATGTTCCATTTTTGTGTTTTGTGACGTCATTTAATCAGTGCTGAACTTAGGTTAGTCAGATTGATGGGATGTTCTTGAGACATGTATCTGTTCTGAAATACTACGAGTCTTATGTGAACGTCGTCTCAGGATAGCCTAGGGGCGTCAAATCACTTTTTTTTGGGGTATAATGAAGGTGTTCTATTTAGAAATTTTTAGACCAACTCAAGTTTGGAGAGCTGGCCACAAACAGAACAATGTGGCTTATAGAGATTGCTGGTATCGTGCCTTTTTGTGGTTAAATCTGTAACTGTTACCAGAGAAGCTTCAAAGAAACATATTGTACTCTTCTTCCAATTGCAGggctttaaaaaagaaaaaaaaattgaacaagtGCCAAATTTCAGTCAGTCCTCGTCATATTTCAAGTCTGGTTAGGGTGCCCTATAATAAGCCTGTTGTGTATTGAGTTAAGAAGTCTATAACCATGCATTTACCGCTCTTTTCAAATACTGCTGCAGAAGTTGAGCGCCTTGACAACTCACCATTCAGATACTTCCTTGGAGAACTATATGGTGGAAATTCACTTAGAGGCACAATTTCAGCGGGCAATGATAAGAAACGACAGCGGGTCTACAACACTATGTTTCATGTGCCGTGGAGATGTGAACGGGTATATTTCTGCACTTGTAATCATGCCAGTTGCACCCTGATACCCTCCCCATACACTAGAGTAtttggaatttttagagcaaTCCTATTTTATGGTGGAAATGAAAATAATTTGCTGAATTCATGTGAATCGCCCTTATCTTGATAGGAGGTATGTATTTATCGATTCAGATCCTGGTTAGGATATTGCTATGTGTAACCTTACAAGTAGATATTTTTTGGGGCAGTATTTGAATAAACTTACAAATATATGCCTCTGAACCATGTAGTGATTAGGTTTGAGTTAATAACTTTAAAATGTACAGATCATAGACAAATAACATTTAGCCAAAGTTAAtagaatactccctccgtttcataatgtgagttattctagcatttctcacattcatactgatgataatgaatctagacatatatatctatctagattcatttacattaatatgaatatggaaaatgctagaatgacttacattgtgaaacggaggaagtaacaatTTGCTAATTGAATTGTGTTTACATAATTGCAATATTTTACCTAAATGGTTTCAAAATGTGTTATGCATAAACAGATCTTTTAAAGTCCAAGCATGATGATGCTAGTAACAAGTAACTCAATTATAGAGATTAGAAACAGGTTCATCTAGAAACACTAACTTTCAATATGTATAATAGGTCATTAGTTCATATATTTGGTTAATTGATGAGGAGATGTTTGATTGTGATAAAATGCTGCAGCTGATTGTCGCAGGATTCTTTGTCTGCTTGGATTCATTTCTATCTCTACTCACCATTATGCCTGCAAGAATTGCCATTACAGTCTGGCGGGTGCTTAAAACCAGGTGGGTAGCTGTTGCTAATGTTAACTGGATCTGCAGCAACTGATGCTATTTATTTTGCTACTATTCCAATTTAGTTAGGCAGCTAATTTTTTACTTTGTATGATCCATTGCCAATATGAGTTTAGTTAATATGTTGTTCCTTTCTTTTTCGATAGTAGATTGATAAGCTGATGTATGATTCTCATAGTTTTATGATAGCCAATTATTGGTGCTTATAACATTAAGCATTTTTTCTGCCATATACTTTTGCGTCCTATTTTGTTGGATCAACCACTTTTTCCAGTTTAGTTCTTCATTTATAGCCATATTGAGTTGCATACTTACCCATTGTATTTGTGACAGGCAGTTTCTGAGGCCTAATGCTGCTGATTTATCAGATTATGGATGCTTTGTAGTTCTAGCTTTAGGAGTTGCTTCTTTGCAAATGataggtttgtcttttttgtgtGGCTTTTACTAAATACAAATGATATCCTACACGCATACGATAATCCACTCACAGTTGGTTTTGTGTGTGCCAGATATTAGTTTGATTTACCATGTCATTCGTGGCCAGGGCACAATCAAATTATATGTTGTATACAACGTGCTAGAGGTGAGCAAGGCTGTTTGTTGGAAATTTATTTGCTCGATTACTTAGCTCATCCAAACCTTTATTTTGCTTTCTAGATCTTTGACAAACTCTGTCAATCATTTGGTGAGGATGTCTTACAAGTTTTGTTCAACTCTGCTGAGGGACTGTCAACATGCTCGACAGATAATGCAACATTTGAGCTGATGCGGTTCATTTTGGATGAGGCTATTGCAGTTCTTGCCTTTGATATCCTTGGCTATTAGTCCCAATTGAATTTACAGTAGTTTCATTTTATCTATTTTTCAATCTTCTAATTACACTGTAGGTTGACTTGTGCTATTGCTGCTGTTgttatttgatattttctagATTTGATTCCTTAACAAGTTATACTTGTCCATTCATTTGTCCTGTTAGCTCAGGCGATCACCCTGTCAACATGTATTATTGCCCACAACAATGCACTATTGGCTCTTTTGGTGTCCAATAATTTTGCTGAGATAAAAAGCAATGTATTTAAGCGTGTTAGCAAAGAGAACCTTCACAATTTGGTATACTATGGTGAGTATGtttatgatttttctaattttcatAATTCTGAACAGTATGCGTATTGCTTTCATATGATTGTACACTATTCTTTCAATGTTTGGTTGATCAATGGATAGTGCTGAGTTGCACTTTGTGCACGTATGTTATCTACGTAGATGTTGGATCGATAACCATTCATGTTGTAGGGACCCGCTTGTGCTACATTGTGAACCTTAGTTTCAAAATACCTAACTTTTCTAGTTTTAGTTAAGAAAGCATTGTGCATTTCACATGCCccagttacttttttttttccatttttttacaATGTTTAGTCTTCATAATTCTTGCTGTGGTGGCACATGAGTCTCATGTGGTTTTAACAATTTGATTTGCAGACATCATTGAGAGGTTTCACATCACATCCTTTCTATTGTTTGTACTAGCTCAGAATATCTTAGAAGCAGAGGGACCATGGTTTGACAGTTTTCTTATTGTAAGTTCAATATTTCACTATGTTTACTTCACATAGCTACAGACTCTTCTTTGTAAATCTatatcacctttttttttctttaccgcAGAATGCCTCCTTGGTATTTATGTGTGAAGTACTTATTGATGCTATCAAGCACTCTTTCCTTGCAAAGTTCAATGAGATAAAGCCAGTTGCTTATTCAGAGTTTTTGGAAGACCTATGCAAGCAGGTGATGTGCTGATAAATGATTTCATACGTTACATCCTTTTTACTCTAATTAGCATTGTAATTGTTGACTTGAATTCTACAGTACTCATGCAACTTTGACACTTGAAGTTGTAATTCTGAAGTTATTCCAACTGTCCAACTCTACGAGACACCTACATGCCTGcaaaacaatccaaatatgaAATGACATTGGTTTTAGAACTTTTTTTTGTCAGCTATTCTTGGACAGTTTATCTTTCAACAGTATATTGACTGTCTTTACCCTGATAGTACCATTTAGAGAATTCCATCTATATGTTAGTGACAGATTCAGTTTGCCGTTATGATAAATGATTGGCCTGCATTGAAAATTTACCTTTGGCATGCTCCTTTTTCTTGTGAACCGTGATTGTCCTCTCATCCTCTGGACcatcaatttttttagcttTCATAGTGGAGCATAATGGAATTTTATATACCGCTTTTTTTCAATTGCCTTTGATCTTGAACTTTATTCTTCCAAATATTGCTATCATTGTTTATCTTGCTGAAATTATTTCGCAGATTTTGAATGACAAAACTGATGACCGTCAGAAGGACCTAACATTCATCCCCCTTGCCCCTGCGTGTGTGGTAAGTTCACAAGTCATCAAAGCCCATCCTCTTATACTACCACCCTGCATTTTATAGATTGCTTATATTCAAGCAATGCGTTGTTTCTGTAGGTGATTCGTGTATTGACTCCAGTATATGCCACCCTCCTTCCTGCTGGCCCATTTATCTGGAGAGTATTTTGGATCCTGCTTTGGTCAGTCCTGACCTACTTCATGCTCGCCGTATTCAAGATACTAGTGGGATTGGTATTGCGCTGCCTTGCAACTTGGTATGTAAATCTTCGTCTCAAAAACAAACAACATGTGGACTGAGCATTTTGCACTTGGCACCAAAGTTTGGTGTGAAAGATAACATCCCCGGGAAGACAGACATTTGCTGTGGTTCGTGAAGTACAGCAaccgctgcagctgctgcttgaGTTCAGATATACATATATGCCCATATGGCAAAATTCTTGATGATAGTATAGTACAGCTTAGAGGTTCTCTGATCCTGAGGAACTGGGTAAAGTCCAATTTTGCGGTGTTCACGGTTTATTTTATTTCTAGTACCTATTGTTCATATAGCTCATAGCTTCatcatatataagtatattCTCAACCTAGAGAAGATGTTTGCAAAGCCTGCTCTTCTGTCCACAAGACATGTTTGTACATTtcctttgagaaaaaaaaaagacatgcttATCTCATGTGTGCAAATGCATGTGCCTATGGTGGTGTGCATTATTTTCATGGATGTTTAGAATGATTGCCAAGTTCCGATCACAGTATTTTACAGGCTTATGCAAGTAGTTTAGCTGGTTTTACCGGTTCTGAAGTAATTGCGTCCAAAGTTTAGCTGGTTTTACCGGTTCTGAAGTAATTGCGTCCAATGTAATCCCACCACGGTTAGGCCGTATTAAGCGATTCCTGGGATGAAAAAGGAAGTGCTCCTTTACTATGATTAATATTTCAATTAAAACATAAGCACTTAGCTATTATGTTTCCCTGTTTACATGGTGATTAAACACAACACTGATCACGGTCACACCTAATCTAAACTTTACAACGTTTTCATCTACATTTTTGTACGCTTTCTGGGCATAAAAAACAAGCGAAAGCGAACTGATAGGCAGACACGCGCAGACTGAATACACCAACGCTCTGAAGAGCGGAAGAAAACGCCAGTAAAAATACATGAAGCAAACCAAGCCGCGTAAAGGCAACAGAAACAAAAGAAATCTCGATCAGAAATCAAGCAACGCCTCTCGATCAGAAACATCAAGCAACGTGAATCAGCAAGTGCTGAGGACCCAAATCTTGCATGCTTGTTGGCTTGCTGTTCCAAAGATGTGCAGAAAATGCGAACGTTGCATCCTTTTTTCTATGATGATACTCACACCTGTCAAACGTATATATTATTAGAGTGATGCAAAGTTCGCACAAGTGCTTTAACTGCTAAAGTTCGACCGGCGGAAAAGGCTATTCGATGAGTAAAACATAATGGCCTATGCAAGATCTGAATAACTACTATAGTTATGTAACCTACAGTAGCAAACAGATGCGATATCAAAAACAGAATACAAAACAAGACAATACGGAAATTCAGACTCCAGTAGTGAAGTTGATGTGTATCGGATAGAAGTCGTGGTGAAGTGGTAATCTAATACTATGAAAGATGATGATGGCAGCAAAGCTCATAACATGACATCCTAGGAAAAACAATCTACCTAGGAACCAGTCATGATCTGGGTATGGATATAACAAATTGGGTCTCACAGGATGAGCTCGTTGAGGCCACTTCCCTCTTATTCTGTTAGTATTAGTCTGTGAAACAGCGATGCGGTTAGTTACAAATTTGTAGATGTACTGAGGTCAGTGGAAGAGTGACAAATGTGAATTTATAACTGTAGCAGAATGAGTGTTCACATCAGAATGAGTGGAAAAGGAAGGGAAAATGGAAAAAGGATGAAAGCATATGGGATCAGAATGAGTGTTCAGATCTTTTTAATGGTTAGCAGAAACATAGCTCAAGTAGTCACCAAAAGTCAGTCATCCATCACATCAGTGCATGCTAGACTTAAAAATTAATTTGTCAACTTGGGAGTTCTGAGTGCATACCTGGTGAATGTACATGCTATCTACGTTTCACAGAGTTTACTCCTCTAACAGCTTTAATCTGCTGTGATTCTCTAAAGCAGACAAAATGCACCAACGTCTGCCCATTTGGATAAAT
Coding sequences:
- the LOC4333908 gene encoding protein POLLEN DEFECTIVE IN GUIDANCE 1; its protein translation is MPLRSATRQLSFELLGEGGLAAADDADDDLSPRSFPDTTSDGQRRRRRRSKRKRGLRSPPIEEEEKEGTPRRGGVVGVSDLVSVSVVERESSDAERSAASCVTYVGVGVELRQRSVSGSGRVVSREDATSSCGSSARESAAAAAAVPEAAPAAWRPEANGGGKKLEKEDSLDWERYMKENGNVLGEVERLDNSPFRYFLGELYGGNSLRGTISAGNDKKRQRVYNTMFHVPWRCERLIVAGFFVCLDSFLSLLTIMPARIAITVWRVLKTRQFLRPNAADLSDYGCFVVLALGVASLQMIDISLIYHVIRGQGTIKLYVVYNVLEIFDKLCQSFGEDVLQVLFNSAEGLSTCSTDNATFELMRFILDEAIAVLAFVVHSFVLLAQAITLSTCIIAHNNALLALLVSNNFAEIKSNVFKRVSKENLHNLVYYDIIERFHITSFLLFVLAQNILEAEGPWFDSFLINASLVFMCEVLIDAIKHSFLAKFNEIKPVAYSEFLEDLCKQILNDKTDDRQKDLTFIPLAPACVVIRVLTPVYATLLPAGPFIWRVFWILLWSVLTYFMLAVFKILVGLVLRCLATWYVNLRLKNKQHVD